A single genomic interval of Brevibacillus brevis harbors:
- the cotE gene encoding outer spore coat protein CotE, translated as MSGIDKDLQCRELIAKAVCGKGHKFSITTHTIIPSQTPSTILGCWIINTNFQAEKVGDAVEVSGTYDVNLWFSFANNTQTEVKRETVQFSVLVPLTFFDKNCRGDLEIVARAVEQPKCIKAELSGGGTITVRVESEYAVEVIGETKVCVVVCNSCDEKEFHLVDDFEDNSDEFEDFDSATLLDELD; from the coding sequence ATGTCGGGTATAGACAAAGATCTACAGTGCCGGGAACTTATCGCGAAAGCAGTCTGCGGCAAAGGCCATAAATTTTCTATTACCACCCACACCATCATACCGTCGCAAACTCCTTCGACGATCCTCGGATGCTGGATTATAAACACGAACTTCCAAGCAGAGAAAGTCGGAGATGCCGTTGAAGTATCTGGTACGTATGACGTCAACCTGTGGTTTTCGTTTGCTAATAACACGCAAACCGAAGTCAAGCGGGAAACTGTTCAGTTCTCCGTACTCGTACCGCTTACGTTCTTCGACAAGAACTGCAGAGGCGATCTGGAAATCGTAGCACGCGCCGTGGAGCAACCGAAGTGCATAAAAGCGGAGTTAAGTGGTGGTGGCACAATCACAGTCAGAGTTGAAAGCGAATATGCAGTAGAGGTCATTGGGGAAACAAAGGTGTGCGTTGTTGTCTGCAATAGTTGTGATGAAAAAGAGTTTCATCTGGTTGACGACTTTGAAGATAACAGTGACGAGTTTGAAGACTTTGATTCCGCTACGCTACTCGACGAGCTCGACTAA
- a CDS encoding RicAFT regulatory complex protein RicA family protein — MEQTNVYTQKDILEKARELAAMIARTNEVDFFKRAELQIKHNERVQDLIDTLKQKQKQMVMFESINKPELVKKVEDEYNQLHEELDSIPIVTEFKQSQVDVNDLLQMVTNVITNTVSERIILDTGGNPLTGETGGGPEKKKSGGCCS, encoded by the coding sequence ATGGAACAAACAAACGTGTATACCCAGAAAGACATTCTTGAGAAAGCTCGCGAACTCGCAGCTATGATCGCGCGTACAAATGAAGTTGATTTCTTCAAACGTGCCGAACTGCAAATCAAGCACAATGAACGTGTGCAAGATTTAATTGATACATTAAAACAGAAGCAAAAGCAAATGGTGATGTTTGAATCCATCAACAAGCCGGAACTGGTGAAAAAAGTGGAAGACGAGTACAACCAATTGCATGAGGAGCTGGATTCCATTCCAATTGTTACGGAATTCAAGCAATCGCAGGTCGATGTGAACGATCTTTTGCAAATGGTCACGAACGTGATCACGAACACCGTTTCGGAGCGTATTATTTTGGATACAGGCGGAAACCCATTGACAGGAGAGACGGGTGGCGGGCCTGAAAAGAAAAAATCCGGCGGTTGCTGCTCCTAA
- the miaB gene encoding tRNA (N6-isopentenyl adenosine(37)-C2)-methylthiotransferase MiaB — protein sequence MKETKEATVDLKSVKSPKKTEDYAKYFQAPSLKDAKKRGKEEILVHYDFNIPEDMQNIGKGKRYHVRTYGCQMNEHDSETISGILQAMGYTSSDSVEDADVILFNTCAIRENAEDKVFGELGHMKRLKNNNPNLILGVCGCMSQEEKVVKKILKSYQQVDLIFGTHNIHRLPELLRDAMFSKEMVIEVWSKEGDIVENMPKLREGNTKGWVNIMYGCDKFCTYCIVPYTRGKERSRRPEDVIAEVRDLARQGFKEIMLLGQNVNAYGKDFEDIEYGFGDLMDEIRKIDIPRVRFTTSHPRDFDDHLIEVLAKGGNLVEQIHLPVQSGSTEVLKRMARKYSREHYLELVRKIKDAIPNVSLSTDIIVGFPGETDEQFEDTISMVEEVKYDFAYTFIYSPREGTPAAVMEDNVPMEVKKARLYRLNEVLARIGLEQNKKLQDQVVEVLVEGESRTNAEVLAGRTRTNKLVHFTGDKSLIGQYVHIKITDAKTWTLHGELVSKVEV from the coding sequence ATGAAGGAAACGAAAGAGGCGACTGTGGACTTAAAATCCGTTAAGTCTCCAAAGAAAACGGAAGACTATGCGAAATACTTCCAGGCCCCCTCTCTGAAAGATGCGAAAAAGCGCGGTAAGGAAGAGATTTTAGTCCATTACGATTTTAATATCCCGGAAGACATGCAGAACATCGGAAAAGGAAAGCGTTATCACGTTCGTACGTATGGCTGCCAAATGAACGAGCATGATTCGGAGACGATTTCTGGTATTTTGCAGGCCATGGGCTATACCTCCTCTGACTCTGTCGAAGATGCGGATGTCATCCTATTTAACACCTGTGCGATCCGCGAAAATGCAGAGGATAAAGTATTTGGAGAGCTCGGCCACATGAAGCGGCTCAAGAATAACAATCCGAATCTGATCCTTGGGGTTTGCGGCTGTATGTCCCAAGAAGAGAAAGTCGTCAAGAAAATCCTGAAAAGCTACCAGCAGGTTGACTTGATTTTTGGAACGCACAATATTCACCGTCTGCCAGAACTGTTGCGCGATGCGATGTTCAGCAAAGAAATGGTGATTGAGGTTTGGTCCAAGGAAGGCGATATCGTCGAAAATATGCCGAAGCTCCGCGAAGGAAACACCAAGGGCTGGGTTAACATTATGTACGGCTGTGACAAGTTCTGTACGTACTGTATCGTGCCGTATACCCGCGGGAAAGAGCGCAGTCGACGCCCGGAAGATGTTATCGCGGAAGTGCGTGATCTTGCCCGCCAAGGCTTTAAGGAAATCATGCTTCTTGGACAAAACGTCAATGCGTATGGGAAAGATTTTGAGGATATCGAGTATGGTTTTGGAGATCTAATGGACGAGATTCGCAAGATTGATATCCCGCGTGTGCGCTTCACGACAAGTCATCCGAGAGATTTTGACGACCACTTGATCGAGGTGCTGGCAAAGGGAGGCAACCTGGTGGAGCAAATCCATTTGCCTGTCCAATCCGGTTCGACAGAAGTACTCAAGCGGATGGCACGCAAATATTCGCGTGAGCATTATCTGGAGCTGGTTCGCAAAATCAAGGACGCGATCCCGAATGTCTCGCTTTCTACCGATATTATTGTTGGCTTCCCAGGCGAAACTGACGAGCAGTTCGAAGATACCATTTCGATGGTGGAAGAGGTTAAGTACGATTTTGCGTACACCTTCATTTACTCCCCACGTGAAGGTACACCGGCTGCTGTCATGGAAGACAACGTTCCGATGGAAGTGAAAAAAGCGCGCTTGTATCGACTCAATGAAGTGTTGGCTCGCATCGGACTGGAACAAAATAAAAAACTGCAGGATCAGGTTGTCGAGGTACTTGTGGAAGGCGAATCGAGGACAAACGCGGAAGTGCTCGCGGGACGTACGCGTACGAACAAGCTGGTCCATTTCACCGGCGACAAATCTTTGATCGGACAGTATGTGCATATAAAAATTACAGATGCGAAAACGTGGACACTCCACGGAGAACTCGTATCCAAAGTTGAGGTGTAG